CCCGGACAACCACTCCTGCTCTCATGTGCATTGTAGGTACGGTGCTAAATAAAGAGCCAAACTAGTCTCTCCCGCAAACAGAAAATATATTGATGAATGCCTCTTATGAGGGGTCACCTTCTGGAACAATACTAATGGCTGGTCACATAGATCTAGAACCTAAAATGACTGGGTATATGCCCCAACATATCATCATATCATCCTATCAGTTTATGTTGAGGACTCAAGTTTGTGCATATACTTATTTTGTGGAGAAAATTCATATCAAATCAAGATTTATTCCACATTGTCAACCATGGTGCTGAAGCTAACACTTTTCAGTAACCATTCTCAGTTACTCGGGAAATGATCATTCATGGCCTACACCCCAAATTATACCGTAGCTTTCATCCGTTTAGCACTTCAGAATATACTCACTGCTACCATTACATTGATGTTCATCCTGCCTTTTTTCATATTCTGATTAAAAGCTTTCCACATATATCCTATAGTAATCTATCATGTATACCACTGAGGTTGATGTCTGGGTTATGGACCTTAAAGACCCAAACAAATTCTATCCCTAATACTTCTGGAGTAGAGGTGTAAAATGGGGCCGTCATTAAAATCCGCCCATCTGTGCTTCCTTTGGTACTTGGGGCAACTTAATCGTGCCATGCTCATGCATCATATTAGTGTGGTGCCTAATCCTGCCATATCTTTCTACACTTCTTCAGGGCCTCATTTTTACAgttattttcgttaaagttatttTCAGTTCTTTACTTCTTTAGGGCATTATCATGCCTTTTTGAAACAGGCCATGTCCATACCATACTTGAACTAACCTAGCTTGCTTATCTCTATTGGGAGTACTCTCCTATTGACTAACAAATGTACATGCCATTTACACAGATCAATCTGAACTCAATCATAATTCTATTGGTGCACTACCTAAGATGTTTGTCCAACCGAAAACATATATACAGTATTTACCATTAAACTCCAGATTACTCAGGCTCCACTGAACAAACAAAACATTATTCTAGCCTACAATGTTCAAAAATGCCGGATGAAATACGGCACAGCCACCTAACGGATCTAGCCAGGGATACAAAGTGAAAAGACATATTAGGTACACATAATTTTTTAGGTGGGGCAAAATacgaaaggtcaaaccaaaaggGTCTCATTTCCCCAAAACCACTGGTGCCTACCTTCTACAATATCGGCTTGATGCCATCACCTATGCTTCTACTCTTCTACATGGATCATCTGATTGCTTGAAGAGTGTATATAAGAGATATCGATCTTGGTCAAACCTAAGTCTAACGGAAGTTCATATGATCTAAGCTTTACCTCTTCAGCCTCAAGGAAATCAGTAAACCTTCCAGTACCCATCAAAGATTACTTGCAAATTTCTGTAAATTTAATCAGCCCCTTTGAAGTCCAATTGTTCAATTCATAGCATCCAATAAGTTCCACACAAAATTGTAACTTACCCAGATCAATACAAACAACATTTACTCAATCCAATTAATTTCCATCTACtcaaataatcaagaaaatgcaggcaagaaaagagaaagacacTCACTTTTTATGCCGGCGTCCTCTCTTGGGACCCCAGCCTTTGAGCTTGGCCACCGGGCATCCGCATGGCGCCCGAAACAGCAGCACGGCACGGCCATTCGTCGGCGCCATCCGCCTCAGCTCAGTCCTGAGGCACTCGTAATCAGGATTACCCTCGCTGCCGCCCTTCCACGGCAGCCTATCGATATCTTTAGACCCGGACTTGACACACTCCTCCGATTGCAATTGCAAATCGAATTCCATGGCCTTCTTCAAGCCCTTACATCCGGGCCTATCGCACTTCCTGGATCGAATGCCGCAGCAGAACTCGACTACGAACAGCGTGGCGGCGAAGAAGGCGACGAAGCCGACGACGTAGGGGACGGGAATGTGATGGAGGTGGATGGGGAGGGTGGAGTGAGAGAGGAGGAGCGAGAGGGAGTTGAAGATGTAGGAAAAGTAAGAGGTGATGAGGAAGGTCCCGGAGAAGAGGacgaggatgaggatgaggaggtCGAGGGTGGCCGACGGCGAGTGCTTGCAGAGGAGGGTGCAATTAGGGTTTgagttagggttagggtttgaggATTTGGGTTTGGGGGTTGgataggaggaggaggatgacgTGGCAGCGGCatagaaggaggaggagggcatgatggtggtggtggtggcgagTAGCAAATGGCGCATGTTAGAAAAACACGGAGGACGGGGGTTTctgtaattttcaaatttattaatttttcaaaaataatatttaatatttatttatatttttgggtACGTAGAGGTAGAGGTTTCGTCCTTCCAGGAAAACGATGGGGGACAGGGGAGAAGAAGGCTTGCCGGTGAAGGAGAGCGCTCTCCGCTCACGCGCCTTCTGGAGCGAGTATGGCGTGGACCTTGCAAGCCTTGTTACGTCAACTATGTGAAGTTGTGAACCAATCCGGGGTAATTAGTTGAAAATATTGTTTAAATCAAGAGTTTATGCTTTAGTTGCTTACCTAATTAAAACGAGACAAGCCATGAATCATAGAAATACGACAACTTAAAAATAGGTCAAGTAAGGCAACGTAATCAAATCAACTAGTCTCCGTAgtcaatttatttttcaatttttagatATTTAATGTAGAATtcagagaaaaataatttacgtATATTACGTAATAAATACTCGATAATAAAATGATTCCTTGTAAGAAACAATACTCAATTTAATTACTGATTTTCATATGTTGTAATAAAGCAAACCTTTATGCTATTTTTGGTTAATTCCTATTCTCCATTTGTTACTTTTCAATACTACAACCAAACCAAATTCAAGTGAAAACCAAATTTGGTGATTCCAGCTGGGCAAGGCCGACGATTGGATACGCGCCGACGATTGGGTGCCGACGACGCTATAATCGGTCCGTAGAAGGGATGCTTGTCTTGCGCTCGCTTGTAGAAATCTGTCTGCTCTGTTACTCCTGAAGCGTCAGGCCTGCCCTCGCCGTTTCTTCACGTGATTAGGCTGCAAGATGGAGCCCTTGTGATCCAGTAaaacaacagcagcagcagttGGTGCTTCCTCGGCTGCGTCGGCGCCCCCTCCCCGCAATCTTCTTCCCAGTCGCAATCTCCTTCTCCATATGGATCATATCTAAATAATCaaagttcttttctttttcacttgatTGTCAACACATAACTCAACATAAGgtaataattttgaattagaTTAGTTTACTTAAATAATTTCGTTCTCAACATtggataaaataaatatataaatataaaattaacaattaaataaattaaagtgaACCGTTGGATATTCAATATCCATTTGAATTGTGGCCGTCGGATCAAAAAAGAAGCTGTTGGGCTTGTGTCACAGGGTGACAAAAGGTCGACAGCCCCATGTGGGTGGGCCAGCGATGCTTAGGCGGGTCAACGCGTGCGGGGCATGTGCTCGTCTGGGCTTGGCGAGTTCAGTTCACTTCTCTTGTTACATTCTCACACGTAGGCTCAACCGTTAATTTGGACCTAAATTTTGGCCGGAATTTGACTGTTTTTTTGTTTAGTTCTAACACTTAACCCCATTTTAGCACAAATGTTAGAATGATGTTGGGGGGATGGAAAACTTACTCCAAAGGTTAGAGTTTGtgtaaacaaatttaaaatttattgcAATTTTTGTTCCATATGTGCAAAAACATGTTAAATCCTGAAATTTATATCACATATCGATGGAAATTGTGCTGAGCTCAAGTTTATTACAGACTCCCAACCATGACTATTTCTAAAAGATTATTAGATAATTACATGACTAAACTTATACTCCACAGATAACCAAGAAAAATATTGACAGTTCTTGGAAcctcagaaacaaagtgaaggaGGTAGCTAGAACTCGCGATCAGGGAAAAGTAAAGGAGCGAGGAGGGACCAAACGTATAGTGCAGCAGTAACCCATTCTGTGCAGATTCGGACCCAAACCGATGTCCAGCCAACGTCAATGAGATCTGAGCTCTCTGATGAGTCGGTCCAACCCGAAAGCAGCATGGCTGAATACATGCTAGCCAAGGCAAATATCAGATGGAAAAACGTATAGGAATAACTGACGGGTTTTGCTTCTTTGTCCTCCTTCTCTTTCCCTTCTTCCAACTTTTTGCCGTCAAGAAGAGGTGTCTTTTCAGCTGCACCAGTGCCACAACATTCAACAAGTTTGGAAGAACTTAAATACGCTATGAACAAGAAGCACGAGAGTAGCCTTCATGAATTGCAACATTCAACAAGTTTGGAAGAAGTTATTACTTTTGGCTGAACATAAAGGATTACAAAAAGCGATTGAGTACCTCCCCTGGGTGAAGTTGGTGGTGATAAAAAAGTTGTTGATGATCCAGCACGAAGGGCAGAATACAAAACTGAAAGAACAGTCGTCGCCATCCCAAGAAGAAGGGTACTCACAGAGACTGCTTTGGAATGGTGAAGACCATTGCAAGCATAGTCACGAGGTTCACTGGAAAGAGCCGTGAAGCACACATAAGCACTATAAACAGATATAACTGAAGCAGGGAGGAGGCTACCATTCACCTGTTTGAGATTTCCAGGCAAAATCATCATGTAGGTTAGTTTTCAATATAAAGCCTGACACTCTCTAGCACAGACCTACTAAGTCCCAAAGTACATACAAACGAATGAAGTTTACACTTTTATCCTTACCTTCGGGTGTAAAGCAATAACTGCAAATCCAAATGCGAGAATCATTGTCATGACAATAAAGAAGATATTAAGGCCACAGTCTTCGCCGGAGGGGTTGAACCAAATGAACAGAACGCCCGAGAGCGCAAATGCTGCAAGGTAGCATACAATTGATACAACAAGCAAAGCAATATACCTGAAACATACACATTCACTGAGTGAGAACTGAAATTCAACCAGTGAAGGTGAAATTTATCTATTTGTACTTAAACTAACCATTTTTGCTCATCTTTCTCCACCCATGCATCATTCCACGAGTGAGTAAAGTCTAATAAGATAATCACTTGAACCAGTAAAAATAAGCCTGCCCCAAATTTTGATAAGAAACCTGCAAACCCAGCATATAACTAAGTGGGAACTAGAGCAGGGTAaccagaaaaaaattgaaattacaaaaagaaaatacaaagaaatctGATTTTAATCGTTTcacagaaaaagaagagagcTACAAATAATAGTTGATCAGGTTGCTTTAGAAATATCATTAAAATCGATTTTAAAACCCCCATCCCTACACTTATCGTTTCACTAAAtcacaaagacaaagacaacacaaacaaaattGTTAGAAAAACATAAGGCACTACGTTGTTTGACTCGACTTCTTTACATGGATAATTCATCTTCTCCCTCATGTCTCACAGTTCTACAACTGCAGGATGGGCCCATGACCACTTTGGTCCCCTAGTGGCTCCGCCCTACCATCATGCACACcaaatttataaaaacataatggaaaatttgtaaaaggAAAAGTGcataatttcatttttatagTGTCAATAACAACATGGGAAAAACAAAGCATTAGTCTCTGAACTAAAAACTCATGAGTATCAAGTAAAGCAGAGAAATGGCCACAGATTCATGACTGACCCCACAAACAAACTACGTCAGGCTGAAAACATTCTCTGTTGCACAAGGTTAAAGAACTGAAAGCAGAAAATACTAATAGCCCAAACTGAAATATATCGAGAAAAAACTAACCATAGATTGTAATGACAATGTCTGGCATGAAAAACATGAGAAGGACAAGCAAAAGCCAGATCACCATCTTGGCAATCCATCCACCATGATGCCAGGAATCTCGTCTGTCATTTTGATCTTTAACTCCAATCATTATAAGCGCAAATGCTGTGAAAAACAAGAAATTCCCCATGCTCACACGAAGAACCGCTTGTGTTTGATACCACACCTTGGTGTGTGTCTCAGAAGAGCTTATCCCTATAAAGACCAAACCCAAAAAGGATATC
The nucleotide sequence above comes from Malus sylvestris chromosome 16, drMalSylv7.2, whole genome shotgun sequence. Encoded proteins:
- the LOC126607843 gene encoding uncharacterized protein At5g19025-like codes for the protein MRHLLLATTTTIMPSSSFYAAATSSSSSYPTPKPKSSNPNPNSNPNCTLLCKHSPSATLDLLILILVLFSGTFLITSYFSYIFNSLSLLLSHSTLPIHLHHIPVPYVVGFVAFFAATLFVVEFCCGIRSRKCDRPGCKGLKKAMEFDLQLQSEECVKSGSKDIDRLPWKGGSEGNPDYECLRTELRRMAPTNGRAVLLFRAPCGCPVAKLKGWGPKRGRRHKKALASMALNGRDHR
- the LOC126607842 gene encoding uncharacterized protein LOC126607842 codes for the protein MSWCLSCCTASTCGLCGSVASGISNRSARLAYCGLFGLSLIVSWILREVAAPLLKKIPWISSSETHTKVWYQTQAVLRVSMGNFLFFTAFALIMIGVKDQNDRRDSWHHGGWIAKMVIWLLLVLLMFFMPDIVITIYGFLSKFGAGLFLLVQVIILLDFTHSWNDAWVEKDEQKWYIALLVVSIVCYLAAFALSGVLFIWFNPSGEDCGLNIFFIVMTMILAFGFAVIALHPKVNGSLLPASVISVYSAYVCFTALSSEPRDYACNGLHHSKAVSVSTLLLGMATTVLSVLYSALRAGSSTTFLSPPTSPRGAEKTPLLDGKKLEEGKEKEDKEAKPVSYSYTFFHLIFALASMYSAMLLSGWTDSSESSDLIDVGWTSVWVRICTEWVTAALYVWSLLAPLLFPDREF